A DNA window from Gemmatimonadaceae bacterium contains the following coding sequences:
- a CDS encoding SPOR domain-containing protein: MTIRWIVGLMLLAPAALCGQSTDTVPADSVHADTAAVGSTRPTSVHADSVPADAARSDSTGGDTIFRAAQRLAAEGRGDSARALVGQRLDSARPGSAEYVNALYWRAVVAATAADAERDLRTIIVTYPASARSADALMRLAQLELARGDRDQAVAHLQRIVVEHPESPNRGRAEFWVARTLLDEGNLATGCARLADASRLTPPSEVELANQIGYLGQRCQGVDTTAKAQAAPAQSAGQPAPREPNAAPAAATATSARGRYTVQVAAFSTLASASGLRDVLVTRGYPARVVGTAKPFRVRVGRYATRAEAEAAARALRARKLSAYVTSAETP; encoded by the coding sequence ATGACGATACGCTGGATCGTGGGTCTCATGCTGCTGGCGCCGGCGGCTCTGTGCGGGCAGAGCACTGATACGGTGCCCGCGGACTCGGTGCACGCGGATACCGCGGCGGTCGGCAGTACGCGTCCAACGTCCGTGCATGCCGATTCGGTGCCCGCGGACGCTGCGCGCAGCGACTCGACGGGCGGCGACACGATCTTCCGCGCCGCGCAGCGACTTGCCGCAGAAGGTCGCGGTGATTCCGCGCGCGCTCTCGTTGGCCAGAGGCTCGATTCGGCGCGACCCGGGTCGGCCGAGTACGTGAACGCGTTGTATTGGCGTGCCGTAGTAGCGGCGACGGCGGCGGACGCCGAGCGCGATCTTCGCACGATCATCGTGACCTACCCGGCCTCGGCGCGCAGCGCCGACGCCTTGATGCGGCTGGCCCAGCTCGAACTGGCGCGCGGTGACCGCGATCAGGCGGTGGCGCATCTGCAGCGGATCGTGGTCGAACACCCGGAGAGTCCCAATCGCGGGCGCGCGGAGTTCTGGGTGGCGCGCACGCTGCTGGACGAGGGGAATCTGGCCACCGGCTGCGCCCGGTTGGCGGACGCCTCGCGCCTAACGCCACCGAGCGAGGTAGAGCTGGCGAATCAGATCGGATATCTGGGCCAGCGGTGCCAGGGCGTGGACACGACGGCCAAGGCGCAGGCGGCGCCCGCGCAATCGGCCGGCCAGCCGGCGCCGCGGGAGCCTAACGCAGCGCCGGCGGCAGCGACGGCAACGTCGGCCCGCGGGCGGTATACGGTCCAGGTGGCTGCGTTCTCCACGCTCGCGTCGGCCAGCGGATTGCGCGACGTCCTCGTGACGCGAGGCTATCCGGCGCGGGTGGTGGGGACCGCGAAGCCGTTCCGCGTGCGCGTCGGGCGGTACGCCACGCGCGCCGAGGCCGAGGCCGCGGCGCGGGCGCTGCGGGCCAGGAAGCTCAGCGCGTACGTCACCAGCGCGGAGACGCCGTGA
- a CDS encoding glycogen debranching N-terminal domain-containing protein: protein MRDGHGRRGRGRGRGRGRGTKNGRKAELADRKQRILTHGTPSVTSGIADAIVAKVENVFFLTDQSGCVPIAPGHGLGLYFHDCRYLRGYEMLLGKEQPTVLAATTDDIGRGAVLELANPDLRLGRGRLIPRETVGIRWTRTLHGDTPGLDDVLELRNLGLEPITLPLTLMFDARFEDVFAVRGLFQQTLGKRHAPRWRGRSLTLSYDGRDHCRRSLSIAFSRAPRRRGRQTARFDIHLAPRRAVTLGVTLRIDERASTATAGRVSARTRSTHQAAPHRALAKTPRTSVASDYPLLDAVLERSFADLRLLRSSISGEEYYAAGLPWFATLFGRDAAITAIQMLAYEPRIAEQTARLLAVYQAHDTDQWRDEQPGKILHSIRIGEMARLGLIPHTPYYGSVDATPLFLILIARHAMWTGDLSLFRELRDHVELALTWMTDGADSNGDGYIDYLSTSEHGLINQGWKDSGDAIVTASGKLASPPIALAEVQGYAFLARVLIADLYDRAGDPTRATTLRAEAEALRGRFERDFWLAKLGCYALALERDDRPLSVVTSNAGQVLWSHIARPARARRVAKRLMEPDMFSGWGIRTLSAQARRFNPVGYHLGTVWPHDNALIATGFRHYGLDAEARRVFAALLRTAAFFRSYRLPEVFAGFSTAEFQTPVRFPVACHPQAWAAGSIPYLLSTLLGLEPDGFAGHLRVVRPTLPDGVDRLEVRNLPVGRSRLSIRFTRTKKHRVDVDLLSASGTVELVVEERT from the coding sequence ATGAGGGACGGTCACGGGCGGCGGGGCCGGGGCCGGGGGCGGGGGCGGGGGCGGGGCACAAAAAACGGACGCAAGGCAGAGCTCGCGGATCGCAAGCAGCGCATCCTCACGCACGGCACGCCGTCGGTCACCTCGGGCATTGCCGACGCCATCGTCGCCAAGGTCGAGAACGTTTTCTTCCTGACGGATCAATCGGGCTGCGTCCCCATCGCACCGGGCCACGGGCTGGGGCTGTACTTCCACGATTGCCGCTACCTGCGCGGCTACGAAATGCTGTTAGGCAAAGAGCAGCCGACGGTGCTCGCCGCCACCACCGACGACATCGGCCGCGGCGCCGTGCTCGAGCTGGCGAATCCCGATTTGCGTCTCGGACGCGGACGGTTGATCCCGCGCGAGACGGTGGGCATCCGGTGGACCCGCACGCTGCACGGCGACACGCCGGGCCTCGATGATGTGCTCGAGCTCCGGAACCTCGGCCTCGAACCGATCACGCTGCCGCTGACGCTCATGTTCGACGCCCGGTTCGAGGATGTGTTCGCCGTGCGCGGGCTCTTCCAGCAAACGTTAGGCAAACGGCACGCGCCGCGGTGGCGCGGCCGGTCGTTGACGCTGTCCTACGACGGACGCGACCACTGCCGCCGCTCGCTGTCCATCGCGTTCTCGCGCGCGCCGCGGCGCCGCGGCCGGCAGACGGCGCGGTTCGACATCCACCTGGCGCCGCGCCGCGCGGTGACGTTAGGCGTGACGCTGCGCATCGACGAGCGCGCGTCCACCGCCACCGCCGGACGCGTCTCCGCGCGCACTCGCAGCACCCACCAGGCGGCGCCGCACCGCGCACTGGCGAAAACGCCCCGCACCAGCGTTGCATCGGACTACCCGCTGCTCGACGCCGTGCTCGAGCGCTCGTTCGCCGACCTGCGCCTGCTCCGCAGCAGCATCAGCGGCGAGGAATACTACGCCGCCGGCCTCCCGTGGTTCGCGACGCTGTTCGGCCGCGACGCCGCCATCACCGCAATCCAGATGCTCGCGTACGAGCCGCGCATCGCCGAGCAGACCGCGCGACTCCTCGCCGTCTACCAGGCACACGACACGGATCAGTGGCGCGATGAACAGCCCGGCAAGATCCTGCACTCGATTCGCATCGGCGAGATGGCGCGACTCGGCCTCATCCCGCACACGCCATACTACGGCTCGGTGGACGCCACGCCGTTGTTCCTCATCCTGATCGCGCGGCACGCGATGTGGACCGGCGACCTGTCGCTGTTCCGCGAGCTGCGCGACCACGTCGAGCTCGCACTCACGTGGATGACCGACGGCGCTGACTCGAACGGCGATGGATACATCGACTACCTGAGCACATCGGAGCACGGCCTGATCAACCAGGGCTGGAAGGATTCCGGCGACGCGATCGTGACGGCGTCCGGCAAGCTCGCATCTCCACCCATCGCGCTGGCCGAGGTGCAGGGCTATGCGTTCCTCGCGCGCGTGCTGATCGCGGACCTGTACGACCGAGCGGGCGACCCGACGCGGGCCACCACCCTGCGCGCCGAGGCAGAGGCGCTCCGCGGCCGGTTCGAGCGCGACTTCTGGCTGGCCAAGTTAGGCTGCTACGCACTCGCGCTCGAGCGCGATGACCGCCCGCTGTCGGTCGTGACGTCCAACGCCGGACAGGTGCTGTGGTCGCACATCGCCAGGCCGGCGCGCGCGCGGCGCGTCGCCAAGCGCTTGATGGAGCCCGACATGTTCTCGGGGTGGGGCATTCGCACGCTGTCGGCGCAGGCGCGGCGATTCAATCCCGTGGGCTATCACCTGGGCACGGTGTGGCCGCACGACAACGCGCTCATCGCGACGGGCTTTCGTCACTACGGGCTCGACGCCGAAGCACGGCGCGTATTCGCGGCGCTGCTCCGCACCGCGGCGTTCTTTCGGTCGTACCGGCTGCCCGAAGTGTTCGCCGGATTTTCGACGGCCGAGTTTCAGACGCCGGTCCGGTTTCCGGTGGCGTGCCATCCGCAGGCGTGGGCCGCCGGATCCATCCCGTACCTGTTGAGCACTCTGTTAGGCCTGGAGCCCGATGGATTCGCCGGACATCTGCGCGTCGTGCGGCCCACGCTGCCCGATGGCGTCGATCGCCTCGAGGTCCGCAACCTTCCGGTGGGCAGATCCCGGCTCTCGATCCGGTTCACGCGAACGAAGAAGCACCGCGTCGACGTCGACCTGCTCTCGGCGAGCGGCACGGTGGAGCTGGTGGTGGAGGAGCGCACCTGA
- a CDS encoding NUDIX hydrolase: MAEPGQVSTTRRYSGHVVNLDVDTVRFPDGSVGELEMVRHPGASLVLPFLSDPAGEDPQVLLIRQYRYAARGFVIECPAGRLEPGESPEACARRELQEEAGCTAERLEHVYTFYTTPGFTDERIHAFMASGLSRGEARLEADEFVETVSVSLSRALAMVRESEIVDAKTALTLLYVAGFRLGA; encoded by the coding sequence ATGGCCGAACCCGGACAGGTCTCCACGACGCGACGCTACAGCGGCCACGTGGTCAACCTCGACGTCGACACGGTTCGCTTTCCCGATGGCTCGGTGGGCGAGCTCGAGATGGTTCGTCATCCCGGCGCGAGTCTCGTGCTGCCGTTCCTGAGCGATCCTGCCGGTGAAGACCCGCAGGTTCTGCTCATTCGCCAATACCGATATGCAGCCCGAGGCTTTGTCATCGAATGTCCGGCAGGACGGCTGGAGCCGGGCGAGTCGCCCGAAGCGTGTGCGCGCCGCGAGCTCCAGGAAGAAGCCGGGTGCACCGCCGAGCGGCTCGAGCACGTGTACACGTTCTACACGACGCCGGGCTTCACAGACGAGCGCATCCACGCGTTCATGGCGTCCGGTCTGTCGCGCGGCGAAGCGCGCCTGGAAGCCGATGAGTTCGTCGAGACGGTGTCCGTGTCACTCTCGCGAGCGCTCGCGATGGTGCGCGAAAGCGAGATCGTGGACGCCAAAACCGCGCTGACGCTGCTGTATGTGGCCGGTTTCCGTCTGGGCGCCTGA
- a CDS encoding pitrilysin family protein has product MKHASIALGGKAAAPPRPAAAAPKPYRFPRFEIVTLDNGLRVIVAPVRTLPVVTALLLVDAGASTEPAGRDGVANLTARGLLEGTMHRDGNALTEQFERLGASVFSGADWDTANAGVTVLREHVEPAIALLGELALTPSFPERDIARLRAERLADLLQMRTEPRGLADEMFARFVYDPFSRYARPEEGGSDTVSTLTRDDVRRFYTERYRPRGSTFVLVGDVSVDEGVSIATRTFGGWDGVVSPIAPPADAPARRTRAVHLVRKEDAPQSELRVGHVGLPRRHPEYFRVMVMNAVLGGLFSSRINLNLREAHAYTYGAFSGFAWRRGAGPFVVSTAVENDVTADAAREILLEIDRIRAAPISADELSLATSYLGGVFPIKYETTDAIARALAALAAYDLPVDYFDTYRDAVRAVSTADVLDAAQRYLHPDALQVVVVGDASQIRAPLAAMELGPMLAYGADGVEISKD; this is encoded by the coding sequence GTGAAGCACGCGTCGATTGCGTTAGGCGGAAAGGCCGCGGCCCCGCCGCGACCGGCCGCGGCGGCGCCCAAGCCCTACCGCTTTCCGCGCTTCGAAATCGTGACGCTCGACAACGGGCTCCGCGTGATCGTCGCGCCCGTGCGCACGCTGCCGGTCGTGACGGCGCTGCTGCTCGTCGACGCCGGCGCGTCCACCGAGCCGGCCGGCCGCGATGGCGTGGCGAATCTCACCGCGCGCGGGCTCCTCGAGGGAACCATGCACCGCGACGGCAACGCGCTCACCGAGCAATTCGAGCGGTTGGGCGCGAGCGTGTTCTCCGGCGCGGACTGGGACACCGCGAACGCCGGCGTGACGGTGCTGCGCGAACACGTCGAACCGGCCATCGCACTCCTCGGCGAGCTGGCGCTCACGCCGTCGTTTCCCGAGCGCGACATCGCGCGGCTGCGCGCCGAGCGACTCGCGGATCTGCTCCAGATGCGCACGGAGCCGCGCGGCCTGGCCGACGAGATGTTTGCCCGCTTCGTGTACGACCCGTTCTCCCGCTACGCGCGGCCGGAAGAAGGCGGATCCGACACCGTGTCCACGCTGACCCGGGATGATGTGCGGCGGTTCTACACCGAGCGCTATCGGCCGCGCGGATCGACGTTCGTGCTCGTCGGAGACGTGAGCGTCGATGAAGGTGTGTCGATCGCGACGCGCACGTTCGGCGGCTGGGACGGTGTCGTGTCGCCGATTGCGCCGCCTGCCGATGCGCCGGCGCGCCGGACCCGCGCCGTGCACCTCGTGCGCAAGGAGGATGCGCCGCAGTCGGAGCTCCGCGTTGGGCACGTCGGACTGCCGCGCCGGCACCCGGAATATTTTCGGGTGATGGTGATGAACGCTGTGTTAGGCGGGCTGTTCTCGTCGCGCATCAACCTGAACCTGCGCGAAGCGCACGCCTATACGTACGGAGCGTTCTCCGGCTTCGCCTGGCGGCGCGGCGCCGGGCCGTTCGTCGTGTCGACCGCCGTCGAGAACGATGTCACCGCGGACGCGGCGCGCGAAATACTGTTGGAGATCGATCGTATTCGCGCCGCACCCATTTCCGCCGACGAATTGTCGCTGGCCACGAGCTACCTGGGCGGCGTCTTTCCGATCAAATACGAAACGACGGACGCCATCGCCCGCGCGCTTGCCGCGCTCGCCGCCTATGACCTGCCCGTCGATTACTTCGACACGTATCGCGACGCGGTGCGCGCCGTGAGCACCGCCGACGTGCTGGACGCTGCCCAACGCTACCTGCATCCAGATGCGCTGCAGGTCGTGGTCGTCGGCGACGCGTCGCAAATCAGGGCGCCGCTCGCCGCGATGGAGCTGGGGCCAATGCTCGCGTACGGCGCCGACGGCGTGGAAATCTCCAAGGACTGA
- the holA gene encoding DNA polymerase III subunit delta — MPDDRAFYKSLASRSFERAYSIHGEEEFLKDAAVRQLLAAALDPATRDFNLDIRDAAWVDAEALASLLATPPMMAERRVVLIRDAASLRKDARAVVDRFLEQGASKDAASDIILVLVFGPADRGKPDRALVQRTFSLETEPLTGNRVPKWIVHHASSVLGVLVTDAAAALLFEHAGNDLGALAGELDKLASYTNGGAIDEAAVSAVVGVRRGETLGDLLDSVGRRNAPRALALLGHVLDQPKVSAVQIVMALTTQTQALAWGRAMRARGTSAGRLSGEYYELLKSAGGAYTGRPWGEAVKSWASSIDAWDDAALDHAMEALLAADIALKETRVSADEEILARLVLSMCAVDERAARRRAAVA, encoded by the coding sequence ATGCCGGACGATCGCGCGTTCTATAAGTCTCTCGCCTCGCGCTCCTTCGAGCGCGCATACAGCATTCACGGCGAGGAAGAGTTTCTGAAGGATGCCGCGGTGCGGCAGCTTCTGGCTGCGGCGCTCGATCCGGCAACCCGCGATTTCAATCTGGACATTCGAGACGCAGCATGGGTGGACGCCGAGGCGCTCGCGTCGCTGCTGGCGACTCCGCCGATGATGGCGGAGCGTCGCGTGGTGCTCATCCGCGATGCGGCATCGCTGCGCAAGGATGCGCGTGCGGTGGTGGACCGGTTTCTCGAGCAGGGCGCGTCCAAGGACGCTGCGTCCGACATCATCCTCGTGCTGGTCTTCGGTCCAGCGGACCGCGGCAAGCCGGATCGCGCGCTGGTGCAGCGGACGTTTTCTCTCGAGACGGAACCGTTGACGGGGAATCGCGTGCCGAAGTGGATCGTGCACCACGCGAGTTCCGTGTTAGGCGTGCTGGTCACCGACGCGGCGGCGGCGCTGCTGTTCGAGCACGCGGGCAACGATCTCGGTGCGCTGGCGGGGGAGCTCGACAAGCTGGCCAGCTATACCAACGGCGGCGCGATCGACGAGGCCGCGGTCTCGGCGGTGGTGGGCGTGCGGCGCGGCGAGACGTTAGGCGATCTCCTGGATTCGGTGGGGCGGCGCAATGCGCCGCGCGCCCTGGCGCTCCTGGGGCACGTGCTCGACCAGCCGAAGGTGTCCGCGGTGCAGATCGTCATGGCGCTGACCACACAGACGCAGGCGTTGGCGTGGGGGCGTGCGATGCGCGCCCGCGGCACGTCGGCGGGTCGGCTCTCGGGCGAATACTACGAGTTGCTCAAGAGCGCGGGCGGCGCGTACACGGGACGTCCGTGGGGCGAGGCGGTGAAATCGTGGGCATCATCCATCGACGCGTGGGACGATGCCGCGCTCGACCACGCCATGGAGGCATTGCTGGCTGCCGACATCGCGCTCAAAGAAACGCGGGTGTCGGCGGACGAAGAGATCCTGGCGCGACTCGTGTTGTCGATGTGCGCGGTGGACGAGCGTGCGGCGCGACGGCGCGCCGCCGTCGCCTAA
- the mutS gene encoding DNA mismatch repair protein MutS — translation MSGETATPLMQQYREIKARHQDAILLFRMGDFYEMFYEDAELGSRALGLTLTSRNNGGAAEVPLAGVPVKSLNEYLRRLVEQGHRVAICEQVEDPKLAKGIVRREVVETITPGAAFSDDLLDGALNNYLCAVFDSKGAIGIAAADLSTGELRLIRSNAADAAAVLARLAPSEILVPRGSPAAALRAASSRDEDALVTEREAWEFEPALASSDLARQYGVASLEGFGIGVDDAPAVGAAGALVRYLRELQPSGLPHLAAPIVERDGASMPLDDMTRRNLELVESLRGGGAAGTLLAVLDRTTTPMGARLLRQWLLAPLAQRDAIDARLDAVAALASDALARAALRSALDGVRDVERLAGKAAAARATPREVGALGGSLGALPAVEQAARRVAASALVADMLARWDSCADLASDIAATLVDDPPAAVGEERAIRDGVDLELDELRALRDGSKDAIARIQTAERERTGIASLKVGYNKVFGYYIAITNANRHLVPEHYQRRQTLAGEERYVTPELKEYEEKVLTASERLEVRERALFDALRARAGAEVSRLQRAAGLVAALDVLAALAEVAEREGYVRPTMSDDFGLEIVAGRHPVVERMMPRDKFIPNDLSLDEQARVIILTGPNMAGKSTILRQIGLIVLMAQMGSFVPASRARIGIADRVFTRVGASDNLVRGQSTFMVEMAETSAILHTATRRSLVLLDEIGRGTSTYDGVSIAWAVSEHLHDRVGCKTVFATHYHELTQLAEELVAVRNYNVLVREIGDQVLFLHTLARGGADRSYGIEVGRLAGLPPVVLARARDVLQRLEGGHLVVARRGAAPAEQLALFTEAPHPALEMLRGIEPDDLTPRQALDRLAELVEAVRRPTA, via the coding sequence GTGAGCGGCGAGACGGCCACGCCGTTGATGCAGCAGTACCGGGAGATCAAGGCGCGTCACCAGGATGCGATCCTGCTCTTTCGGATGGGCGACTTCTACGAGATGTTCTACGAGGACGCCGAGCTCGGCTCCCGCGCCCTGGGCCTAACGCTGACGAGCCGCAACAACGGCGGTGCCGCCGAAGTGCCGCTGGCGGGTGTGCCGGTGAAGTCGCTCAACGAGTATCTGCGCCGGCTCGTCGAGCAGGGCCATCGGGTGGCGATCTGCGAACAGGTCGAAGATCCGAAGCTGGCGAAGGGCATCGTGCGCCGTGAGGTGGTGGAGACCATCACGCCGGGCGCCGCATTCTCGGATGATCTGCTCGACGGTGCGCTCAACAACTATCTGTGCGCCGTGTTCGACAGCAAGGGCGCGATCGGTATCGCGGCCGCGGATCTGTCGACGGGCGAGCTGCGACTCATCCGATCGAACGCCGCCGATGCGGCGGCGGTCCTGGCGCGGCTCGCGCCGAGCGAGATTCTCGTGCCGCGCGGATCGCCCGCGGCCGCGCTGCGCGCGGCGTCGTCGCGCGATGAAGATGCGTTAGTCACCGAGCGGGAGGCGTGGGAGTTCGAGCCGGCGCTCGCATCGAGCGACCTCGCGCGCCAGTACGGCGTCGCGTCGCTGGAGGGGTTCGGCATCGGCGTAGACGACGCGCCGGCGGTGGGCGCCGCCGGAGCGCTCGTGCGCTACCTCAGGGAGCTGCAGCCGTCGGGGCTGCCGCACCTCGCGGCGCCGATCGTCGAGCGCGACGGCGCCTCGATGCCGCTCGACGACATGACGCGCCGCAATCTCGAGTTGGTGGAATCGTTGCGCGGCGGCGGGGCCGCGGGCACGCTGCTCGCCGTGTTGGACCGCACGACGACGCCGATGGGCGCGCGGCTGCTGCGCCAGTGGCTGCTCGCGCCGCTGGCCCAACGCGACGCGATCGACGCACGACTGGATGCGGTGGCCGCGCTCGCATCGGACGCGCTGGCGCGCGCGGCGCTCCGCAGCGCGCTCGACGGCGTGCGCGACGTGGAGCGTCTGGCGGGGAAAGCCGCGGCGGCCCGCGCGACGCCGCGCGAGGTTGGTGCGTTAGGCGGATCGCTCGGTGCGCTGCCGGCCGTCGAGCAGGCCGCGCGGCGCGTCGCCGCCTCGGCGCTGGTGGCGGACATGCTCGCACGCTGGGATTCGTGCGCGGACCTCGCCTCGGACATCGCGGCCACGCTCGTCGATGACCCGCCTGCGGCCGTCGGCGAAGAGCGCGCCATTCGCGATGGGGTCGACCTCGAGCTCGATGAGCTGCGCGCGCTGCGCGACGGCAGCAAGGACGCCATCGCGCGCATCCAGACGGCCGAGCGCGAGCGCACCGGCATCGCGTCGCTCAAGGTCGGCTACAACAAAGTGTTCGGCTACTACATCGCGATCACGAACGCCAATCGGCACCTCGTTCCGGAGCATTATCAGCGGCGGCAGACGCTGGCCGGCGAAGAGCGCTACGTGACGCCTGAGCTCAAGGAATACGAGGAGAAAGTGTTGACGGCGTCGGAGCGGCTCGAGGTGCGGGAGCGCGCGCTGTTCGACGCCCTGCGTGCGCGGGCGGGCGCAGAGGTGTCGCGCCTGCAGCGCGCCGCGGGGCTCGTGGCCGCGCTCGACGTGCTTGCCGCGCTGGCGGAGGTCGCCGAGCGGGAAGGGTACGTTAGGCCGACGATGAGCGATGACTTCGGCCTCGAGATCGTGGCCGGCCGCCATCCGGTGGTCGAGCGGATGATGCCGCGCGACAAGTTCATTCCGAATGACCTGTCACTCGACGAACAGGCCCGCGTCATCATCCTCACCGGGCCGAACATGGCGGGCAAGTCCACCATTCTGCGGCAGATCGGCCTGATCGTGCTCATGGCACAGATGGGCAGCTTCGTGCCCGCGTCGCGCGCGCGGATCGGCATCGCCGACCGCGTGTTCACGCGCGTCGGAGCAAGCGACAACCTGGTGCGCGGGCAGTCGACGTTCATGGTCGAGATGGCCGAGACGAGCGCGATCCTGCACACGGCGACGCGCCGCAGTCTGGTGCTGCTGGACGAGATCGGTCGCGGCACGTCCACGTACGACGGCGTGTCGATCGCGTGGGCGGTGAGCGAGCACCTGCACGATCGCGTGGGTTGCAAGACGGTGTTCGCGACGCACTACCACGAGCTGACGCAGCTCGCCGAGGAATTAGTAGCAGTTCGTAACTATAACGTGCTGGTGCGCGAGATCGGCGACCAGGTGCTGTTTCTGCACACGCTGGCGCGGGGAGGCGCCGACCGGTCGTACGGCATCGAGGTCGGGCGGCTGGCGGGTTTGCCGCCGGTGGTGCTCGCCCGCGCGCGCGACGTGTTGCAGCGGCTCGAGGGAGGCCACCTCGTCGTCGCGCGCCGCGGTGCAGCGCCGGCCGAGCAGCTCGCGTTGTTCACCGAGGCGCCGCACCCCGCGCTCGAGATGTTGCGCGGCATCGAGCCCGACGACCTGACGCCGCGCCAGGCGCTCGACCGCCTGGCCGAGCTCGTCGAGGCGGTCCGCCGGCCCACGGCCTAA
- a CDS encoding sigma-70 family RNA polymerase sigma factor produces the protein MADVALRHAIESPVPVRERLHALDDSALVTEFLSGEERAFQVLVERYQTRLLNFIYRTIGDRERAEDLVQEVFIRVYRHLHRFDRSKKFSTWVYTIASNLAKNELRNRSRSPLVFFQTIRKNWQDDDRPLQFEDHVSRPDDLYRKRHLRELVESSVAQLPEHHRQVFILRELEGKSYEEIAEITGCNLGTVKSRLNRARNAFAAIIEPALR, from the coding sequence ATGGCTGACGTTGCACTGAGGCACGCGATCGAGTCGCCGGTTCCGGTTCGTGAGCGACTCCATGCTCTGGATGACTCGGCGCTGGTAACCGAGTTCCTGAGCGGCGAGGAGCGCGCCTTCCAGGTGCTGGTCGAACGCTACCAGACCCGGCTGCTCAACTTCATTTATCGCACCATCGGGGACCGCGAGCGCGCTGAAGATCTCGTCCAAGAGGTCTTCATCCGGGTGTACCGGCACCTACATCGGTTCGATCGCTCGAAGAAGTTCTCGACGTGGGTTTACACCATTGCGTCGAACCTGGCGAAGAACGAGTTGCGCAACCGCTCGCGGAGTCCGCTGGTGTTCTTCCAAACGATTCGGAAGAACTGGCAGGACGATGACCGGCCGCTGCAATTCGAGGATCACGTATCACGGCCCGACGACCTCTATCGCAAGCGGCATCTGCGTGAGCTGGTCGAGAGCTCGGTGGCGCAGCTGCCCGAGCATCATCGGCAGGTGTTCATTCTTCGCGAGCTCGAGGGCAAGTCCTACGAGGAGATTGCCGAAATCACGGGCTGCAATCTGGGGACGGTGAAGTCACGGTTGAATCGCGCGCGCAACGCATTTGCGGCGATCATCGAGCCGGCGCTGCGGTAG
- a CDS encoding zf-HC2 domain-containing protein, which translates to MMCREFRDLHPAFLDDTLSAHDVVEMQLHLTECARCSRYDTVMRRGLLVLRNLPAVEPSADFLDRLNKKLVAAREVDARAEVFRGPGVGSFLATAASVVVVGFLAAIVFDVAKPARDLRLPPVVAVRPPMAPSAPPAGVNSAFVASASMGLPVWPAAMMAEQAQEHFAAEELGR; encoded by the coding sequence ATGATGTGTCGCGAGTTTCGAGATTTACATCCGGCGTTTCTGGATGATACGCTGTCGGCGCACGACGTCGTCGAGATGCAATTGCATCTCACGGAATGTGCGCGGTGCTCGCGTTACGACACCGTGATGCGCCGTGGGTTGCTGGTGCTGCGCAATTTGCCCGCGGTCGAGCCGTCGGCGGATTTTCTCGATCGATTGAATAAAAAGCTGGTAGCGGCTCGAGAGGTCGACGCCCGAGCGGAGGTGTTCCGCGGTCCGGGCGTCGGATCGTTTTTGGCGACCGCGGCGAGCGTCGTCGTCGTGGGCTTTCTCGCGGCCATAGTGTTCGACGTCGCCAAACCTGCGCGCGATCTGCGTCTGCCACCCGTCGTTGCGGTGCGTCCGCCGATGGCGCCGAGCGCGCCGCCGGCCGGCGTCAACTCGGCGTTCGTTGCATCGGCATCGATGGGTCTTCCCGTCTGGCCTGCCGCGATGATGGCGGAACAAGCGCAAGAGCACTTCGCGGCGGAGGAACTGGGACGGTAG